From a single Molothrus ater isolate BHLD 08-10-18 breed brown headed cowbird chromosome Z, BPBGC_Mater_1.1, whole genome shotgun sequence genomic region:
- the PELO gene encoding protein pelota homolog, with product MKLVRKDLEKDNAGQVTLIPEEPEDMWHTYNLLQVGDSLRASTIRKVQTESSTGSVGSNRIRTTLTLCVETIDFDSQACQLRVKGTNIQENEYVKMGAYHTIELEPNRQFTLAKKQWDSVVLERIEQACDPAWSADVAAVVMQEGLAHVCLVTPSMTLTRAKVEVNIPRKRKGNCSQHDRALERFYEQVVQAIQRHINFEVVKCVLVASPGFVREQFCDYMFQQAVKTDNKLLLENRSKFLQVHSSSGHKYALKEALCDPAVASRLSDTKAAGEVKALDDFYKMLQHEPDRAFYGLKHVEKANEAMAIDTLLISDELFRHQDVATRARYVKLVDSVRENMGTVRIFSSLHVSGEQLGQLTGVAAILRFPVAELSDQEDESSSEED from the exons ATGAAGCTGGTGAGGAAGGACCTGGAGAAGGATAATGCGGGGCAGGTGACGCTGATCCCCGAGGAGCCTGAGGACATGTGGCACACCTACaacctgctgcaggtgggtgACAGCCTGCGCGCCTCCACCATCCGCAAGGTTCAGACCGAGTCGTCCACGGGCAGCGTGGGCAGCAACCGCATCCGCACCACGCTCACCCTCTGCGTGGAGACCATAGACTTCGACTCACAGGCCTGCCAGCTGCGGGTCAAGGGCACGAACATCCAAGAGAACGAGTACGTGAAGATGGGTGCCTACCACACCATCGAGCTGGAGCCCAACCGGCAGTTCACGCTGGCCAAGAAGCAGTGGGACAGCGTGGTGCTGGAGCGCATCGAGCAGGCCTGCGACCCGGCCTGGAGCGCCGATGTGGCGGCCGTGGTCATGCAGGAGGGCTTGGCCCACGTCTGCCTGGTCACCCCGAGCATGACGCTAACTCGTGCCAAGGTGGAGGTGAACATCCCCCGCAAACGGAAAGGGAACTGCAGTCAGCATGACCGGGCGCTGGAGAGGTTTTACGAGCAGGTGGTGCAGGCCATCCAGAGGCATATCAACTTTGAGGTGGTGAAGTGCGTACTGGTGGCTAGCCCAGGCTTCGTGCGGGAGCAGTTTTGTGACTACATGTTCCAGCAGGCAGTCAAGACTGACAACAAGCTTCTGCTGGAGAACAGGTCCAAGTTCCTACAG GTCCACTCTTCCTCAGGACATAAGTACGCACTGAAGGAAGCGCTCTGCGACCCAGCTGTAGCTAGCCGTCTTTCTGACACTAAGGCAGCTGGTGAGGTCAAGGCCTTAGATGACTTCTATAAAATGCTGCAGCATGAGCCTGACCGGGCTTTTTATGGCCTGAAGCATGTGGAGAAGGCCAACGAAGCCATGGCCATTGACACCCTGCTGATCAGTGATGAGCTTTTTCGGCATCAGGATGTGGCTACCCGTGCCCGTTATGTTAAGTTGGTAGATAGCGTACGGGAGAACATGGGCACAGTACGCATTTTCTCCAGCCTCCATGtgtctggagagcagctgggccAGCTGACAGGGGTGGCAGCTATCCTGCGCTTTCCTGTGGCTGAGCTCTCTGACCAGGAAGATGAATCCAGCTCTGAAGAGGATTGA